Genomic window (Sphingobacteriales bacterium):
GATTATCTTGTGCCTGTATGGGGTACTAAAAAATTTGGCGGCAGCAAGGCAGGTGTCAGGGGAAGCACTGTCGGTCTTTTCGCAGGCCTGTTTTTAGGCCCTTTCGGTATTATTCTCGGCCCCTTTCTCGGTGCTGTTGCGGGCGAATTAATAGCCGGTAAAAACTCAAAGGAGGCATTACGTTCCGGATTCGGTTCGTTTGTTGGTTTTCTGGCTGGTGTGGTCATGAAGCTCGGAGTTTCTGCTTTTATTGCTTTTCATTTTATTAAAGCTTTGATCTGAGAAATTCAATGCCTTCTGGTGCTAAAATATTGCTATTGATGAGTTTTATGATAAAGATGCTCATTGCTTACGGACAGGATAGCAGCATTGCCAGACTCGATATTTCAAACTTTTCAGATTGTGTTTCAGCCATGTCCATTTCTACATCCAATATTGTTGGCCCGACCACTTCACCTCATGGCTATGGAAAAATAATAGAATTTAAGGATAATCCTGTCGGGAGCTTGTATTTCTTTGAAAAAGAGCATCATACGGTATGGTATAAATTCAGGGCACTGCAAACAGCCTGGCTGGTGTTTGACATTTTTCCGCTTCAACCAGCGGATGATTATGATTTTCTGCTATTTAAGGCAGGCGACAATTTCTGCA
Coding sequences:
- a CDS encoding DUF456 domain-containing protein, with protein sequence MDTVLIVLGAIVLAVGIAGCILPVLPGPWLSYISLILLQFTSSHPYSVRFLIIAGVMVAIVTVLDYLVPVWGTKKFGGSKAGVRGSTVGLFAGLFLGPFGIILGPFLGAVAGELIAGKNSKEALRSGFGSFVGFLAGVVMKLGVSAFIAFHFIKALI